CACATATCGAAACAAGGCGTCATTGTGGTGCCCTCTTCTTACCAATTTGAAGAATAGCTATTGCTAAAACCAGATGGCGCTATAAAGGCAACCAAGAGTTGCCTTATTCAATAGTCGCATTCACGGAGCTTTGCTTTTTTATATAAACCATACTTTTTATATCAACTGCAGTGATTTAATAAGAAAGCAATATCGGCATCAAACTAGCAATGATTTATAAAACTTAAACTAGAATAAGTATTTGAGCTGACGTTTGGTTAAGGCGATAAAACCTAGGCTGGCAAGGTAGATTAGAGGAATGCTTCGCGAGTGAGGTATTTTTGAACATGTATTGAAAACACGAAACATAATATGCGATCAGTTCTTCGGACTTTCAAGGGAGTAAAGGGAGATTATTTGATAACACTGAAGTGAATCACACATGTGCTATTTCGCAGTTGGTTAAACTAACCGATGTTTGCTACGTTTAAATGACACAGTCATTGGAAAGGTATGATTTATGAAAATAAATGTTCAAACACATCATGTATCAATTAACGACGAGTCACGCAAAGACATCGAAGGTAAATTCGAGAAGATATCTAACCATTTCCCATCACTGATCAGCTGCGACATCATCATCACAAAAGAACATGGTGAACACCAGGTTGAAGTGTTCACCAACTACGAAGGTGTACGTGTAAACGCAAAAGCTACAGATGACGTTATGTATCCAGCTATCGCTTCAGCACTCAAGAAACTTGAAGCAGGCCTAAGTAACCGTAAGGGACAATTGAAATCAGACTTACACGAGAAACCAACGAGCACGAAGCCAGAAATTGCTTCAGAC
The nucleotide sequence above comes from Vibrio atlanticus. Encoded proteins:
- the hpf gene encoding ribosome hibernation-promoting factor, HPF/YfiA family is translated as MKINVQTHHVSINDESRKDIEGKFEKISNHFPSLISCDIIITKEHGEHQVEVFTNYEGVRVNAKATDDVMYPAIASALKKLEAGLSNRKGQLKSDLHEKPTSTKPEIASDIIQEMKLV